In Tsuneonella amylolytica, one genomic interval encodes:
- the cpaB gene encoding Flp pilus assembly protein CpaB — protein MNRNVIIVGAAIVIGLIAVVLANAYFSGVEEKQAAIAQQQKMVRIVVATQPLEFGTALTEQNVRLQNFPVSSVPEGAFTSIPDVLRDGRVALRPLVPGEPILASKVSGSDGRATLAALLPDGFRAVSMPVNNINGVAGFVLPGMTVDVLLLRQIEGDGSDQNDQRADVILESAQVLAVDQSANDKDGEPKPSRTVTLAVTPQDASRLAIANRMGTLQLTLRKVEDAVLVDGEIDAEQRLARTVTSRQLGLPRLVIGRKNSGGGSGGGGGGGGGQPAPRPAPAPTLVSVSPPANVAIAPAYAGPAMTVVRGTEPTNYQVGTLGGR, from the coding sequence GTGAACCGCAACGTCATTATCGTCGGCGCCGCCATCGTCATCGGCCTGATCGCCGTTGTCCTGGCCAATGCCTATTTCTCCGGGGTCGAGGAGAAACAGGCCGCGATCGCCCAGCAGCAGAAGATGGTCCGCATCGTCGTTGCGACCCAACCTCTCGAATTCGGTACGGCGCTCACCGAACAGAATGTGCGCCTCCAGAATTTCCCGGTCTCTTCGGTTCCCGAAGGGGCCTTCACGTCTATTCCGGACGTGCTGAGGGACGGGCGCGTGGCGCTTCGTCCGCTCGTCCCCGGCGAACCGATCCTGGCCAGCAAGGTCAGCGGCAGCGATGGCCGTGCCACGCTCGCCGCGCTGCTGCCCGACGGCTTCCGCGCCGTGTCGATGCCGGTAAACAACATCAACGGCGTCGCCGGGTTCGTGCTGCCGGGCATGACGGTGGACGTGCTGCTGCTGCGCCAGATCGAAGGCGACGGTTCCGACCAGAACGACCAGCGCGCCGACGTCATCCTCGAAAGCGCACAGGTGCTCGCGGTCGACCAGAGCGCCAACGACAAGGATGGCGAGCCGAAGCCCAGCCGCACCGTCACGCTGGCGGTGACACCGCAGGATGCCTCGCGCCTCGCGATCGCCAACCGCATGGGCACGCTGCAGCTGACCCTGCGCAAGGTCGAGGATGCCGTCCTCGTCGACGGCGAGATCGACGCCGAACAGCGCCTCGCCCGCACCGTCACCAGCCGCCAGCTCGGCCTCCCGCGCCTCGTGATCGGCCGTAAGAATAGCGGTGGCGGTAGCGGTGGTGGTGGTGGGGGTGGCGGCGGGCAGCCCGCTCCGCGCCCCGCGCCCGCGCCCACGCTCGTATCCGTTTCACCGCCTGCCAACGTAGCGATCGCGCCGGCCTATGCCGGCCCGGCGATGACCGTGGTCCGCGGGACGGAACCCACCAACTACCAGGTCGGCACGTTGGGAGGCCGCTGA
- a CDS encoding Flp family type IVb pilin produces the protein MAFIKKFIVDESGASAAEYALIIAIVGVGIGAAALALGNNVTAAIGGAATDVHNCNVDKPAGASAPYNPATDCASFGAGSGGGDAGGEG, from the coding sequence ATGGCGTTCATCAAGAAGTTTATTGTTGACGAGTCGGGCGCCTCGGCCGCTGAGTATGCTCTGATTATCGCCATTGTTGGCGTTGGCATCGGCGCTGCGGCTCTGGCTCTGGGCAACAACGTGACCGCAGCGATTGGTGGTGCCGCGACCGACGTTCACAACTGCAATGTGGACAAGCCGGCAGGGGCGTCGGCTCCCTACAATCCGGCTACGGACTGTGCATCTTTCGGCGCGGGTTCCGGCGGCGGCGATGCCGGGGGCGAAGGCTAA
- a CDS encoding Flp family type IVb pilin — protein MAFIKNFIADESGASAAEYALIIAIVGVGIGAAALALGNNVTAAIGGAANDVHNCNDKKAPSGATAGTSSPYVASATC, from the coding sequence ATGGCTTTCATCAAGAACTTCATCGCCGACGAATCGGGCGCCTCGGCTGCTGAATACGCGCTCATCATCGCCATCGTTGGCGTCGGCATCGGTGCCGCTGCCCTCGCGCTGGGCAACAACGTCACGGCCGCTATCGGTGGCGCCGCGAACGATGTGCACAACTGCAATGACAAGAAGGCTCCCAGCGGCGCGACTGCTGGCACGTCGTCGCCTTACGTTGCCTCGGCGACCTGCTGA
- a CDS encoding DUF2569 domain-containing protein has translation MANFLVRYREKLMRRSEAIPPALERIALALAIGWAGVFFLFASLRILASPRFANDSSQWLGVLLPYAAIALAPLAGFVIGEAAFPRGHRTDRSLALSRWGRWRQLRIGEVRLHRLFGPAGFMASLLVGLLLNVVIRSGEFLLSIPALASDAPAWARELFLLMAADVAVMGFFYMVSFAFALRSVTLFPRMLAFTWLLDVAIQLLIAQRIGAMPGLPAEVAAPLADLLRGNIQKVLISAFVWLPYLILSERVNVTYRHRTRAD, from the coding sequence ATGGCAAATTTCCTCGTCCGTTACCGCGAGAAACTGATGCGCCGGAGCGAGGCGATCCCGCCCGCGCTCGAACGGATCGCGCTGGCGCTCGCGATCGGATGGGCCGGGGTGTTCTTCCTCTTCGCATCGCTGCGGATCCTGGCGTCGCCCCGATTCGCGAACGACAGTTCGCAGTGGCTCGGCGTGCTGCTGCCCTATGCCGCGATCGCGCTGGCGCCGCTCGCCGGGTTCGTGATCGGGGAGGCGGCCTTCCCCCGCGGGCACCGGACCGACCGGTCCCTCGCCCTCAGCCGCTGGGGCCGCTGGCGGCAACTCCGCATCGGCGAGGTGCGCCTCCACCGCCTGTTCGGGCCGGCGGGCTTCATGGCGTCGCTGCTGGTGGGCCTGCTGCTCAACGTAGTGATCCGCAGCGGCGAATTTCTCCTCTCCATCCCGGCACTCGCCAGTGACGCGCCGGCCTGGGCGCGCGAACTGTTCCTGCTGATGGCGGCCGACGTCGCGGTGATGGGCTTTTTCTACATGGTGAGTTTTGCCTTCGCGCTGCGTTCGGTCACGCTGTTCCCGCGGATGCTGGCATTCACTTGGCTGCTCGACGTGGCGATCCAGCTCCTCATCGCGCAGCGGATCGGCGCGATGCCCGGCCTTCCCGCCGAGGTGGCCGCCCCGCTCGCGGACCTGTTGCGCGGAAATATCCAGAAGGTCCTGATCAGCGCTTTCGTGTGGTTGCCGTACCTGATCCTGTCGGAGCGGGTGAACGTGACCTACCGGCACCGCACGCGCGCGGATTGA
- a CDS encoding ATP-binding protein encodes MTGPEQLGTILGTDGQLAHCLIDRQALSAGRGGGSDIGESSSIGAVIRVDVGDAAVFANLVEMRGEAGAGSAVVGVLEYIGEGSLAPDGTLESFRRGVTSFPQPGDPLRFAIEGELATIFAPPDAPHIQLGTVYPTKGVRAPILFDMLMGRHFAVVGSSGAGKSTTVALMLDRIVGRSDNGHVIIFDPHGEYAHAFGDAAQVWDVSNLKLPYWALNLDEHCDAFIAATGEERTVDANIMAKVLLRARQRNIHAEAPGRITADTPVSYQLKDLTDVLEEEAGRLEKLANAQNYTHLRLTIEQFFHDRRYNFIFNPDLADASLQDLLGQLLRIPNHGKPISIVDLAGVPTEIVNVVVATLARLILDYAIWAPRDRRAPILLVCEEAHRYLPRAKSEATRSVERQLERIAREGRKYGVCLGLISQRPSELSETALSQCGTIMSLRLNNQSDQRDLVAALTEGARSIAGSVGALRNRECIVSGEGVPIPMRVLIDTLEEHKRPASADPVFSKSWSNDQADAELLEQTVRRWRTER; translated from the coding sequence ATGACCGGACCGGAGCAGCTCGGCACCATCCTTGGCACAGACGGCCAGTTGGCGCACTGCCTGATCGACCGGCAGGCCCTCTCCGCGGGGCGGGGCGGCGGATCGGATATCGGAGAGAGTAGCTCGATCGGGGCCGTTATCCGTGTCGACGTCGGCGATGCGGCGGTCTTCGCCAACCTGGTGGAGATGCGCGGCGAGGCAGGCGCGGGCTCGGCGGTCGTCGGCGTGCTCGAATACATCGGCGAAGGAAGTCTGGCGCCTGATGGCACGCTCGAGTCGTTTCGCCGCGGCGTGACCTCGTTCCCGCAGCCCGGCGACCCGCTGCGCTTCGCGATCGAGGGGGAACTGGCGACGATCTTCGCGCCGCCGGATGCCCCGCACATCCAGCTCGGGACGGTCTATCCCACCAAAGGCGTGCGCGCCCCCATCCTGTTCGATATGCTGATGGGCCGACACTTCGCGGTCGTCGGTTCGAGCGGGGCTGGCAAGTCGACCACTGTGGCTCTCATGCTCGACCGGATCGTCGGCCGTTCTGATAACGGGCACGTGATCATCTTCGACCCCCACGGCGAATACGCGCATGCATTCGGCGATGCGGCGCAGGTATGGGACGTTTCGAACCTCAAGCTGCCGTATTGGGCGCTCAACCTCGACGAGCATTGCGATGCCTTCATCGCGGCGACGGGCGAGGAGCGCACGGTGGATGCGAACATCATGGCCAAGGTCCTGCTTCGCGCTCGCCAGCGCAACATTCATGCAGAGGCACCGGGCAGGATCACCGCCGACACGCCGGTTTCGTACCAGCTCAAGGATCTGACCGACGTGCTGGAGGAAGAGGCGGGCCGCCTGGAAAAGCTCGCCAACGCGCAGAACTACACGCACCTGCGGCTGACGATCGAGCAGTTCTTCCACGACCGCCGCTACAACTTCATCTTCAACCCCGACCTCGCCGATGCGAGCTTGCAGGACCTGCTCGGCCAGTTGCTGCGCATACCCAACCACGGCAAGCCGATCTCGATCGTCGACCTGGCGGGCGTGCCGACCGAGATCGTGAACGTCGTCGTCGCCACGCTCGCGCGGCTGATCCTCGATTATGCGATCTGGGCCCCGCGCGATCGCCGCGCGCCGATCCTCCTCGTCTGCGAGGAAGCGCACCGGTATCTTCCTCGCGCAAAGAGCGAGGCGACCCGATCGGTAGAGCGGCAGCTCGAACGGATCGCGCGGGAAGGGCGCAAGTACGGGGTATGCCTCGGCCTCATCAGCCAGCGCCCGTCGGAACTGTCGGAGACCGCGCTGTCGCAATGCGGCACGATCATGTCGCTGCGGCTCAACAACCAGTCGGACCAGCGCGACCTCGTCGCCGCGCTGACCGAAGGCGCGCGCAGCATCGCCGGAAGCGTAGGGGCCTTGCGCAACCGCGAATGCATCGTCAGCGGCGAAGGGGTGCCGATCCCGATGCGGGTGCTGATCGACACGCTGGAAGAGCACAAGCGACCCGCATCCGCCGACCCGGTGTTCAGCAAGAGCTGGTCGAACGACCAGGCGGATGCGGAGCTGCTGGAACAGACCGTCCGGCGCTGGCGGACGGAGCGATAG
- a CDS encoding ROK family protein: MIGGIEAGGTKCVLAVGHSPDAITATHTIPTRAPRETIAETTAWFAAQPAISALGLATFGPVGLDPRRPDFGHILATPKPGWSGFDFAGALARELRVPVAVETDVNAAALAEARAGLGVGSLAYMTVGTGIGVGLVVEGRCVHGAAHPEMGHYYPRRPAGDDPFAGVCPFHGDCLEGLASGPAILARWGATLSDLPGDHPAHERVAYYLAQACHTLFAATSVETVVVGGGVFDTPGLRDRIARICTELDAGYLPGGKRHRVAAPHLGHRSGITGALTLAQHDR; this comes from the coding sequence ATGATCGGCGGGATCGAGGCGGGCGGCACCAAGTGCGTGCTGGCGGTCGGCCACTCCCCCGATGCTATCACCGCGACCCACACCATTCCTACACGCGCGCCGCGAGAAACCATCGCCGAAACTACAGCCTGGTTCGCCGCGCAGCCCGCCATTTCGGCGCTCGGTCTCGCTACCTTCGGCCCCGTGGGACTCGATCCGCGGCGGCCCGACTTCGGCCACATCCTCGCCACCCCCAAGCCGGGCTGGAGCGGGTTCGATTTCGCAGGGGCTTTGGCCCGCGAACTGCGCGTCCCGGTAGCAGTCGAGACCGACGTCAACGCGGCCGCGCTCGCGGAAGCGCGAGCCGGTCTCGGCGTTGGATCGCTCGCCTACATGACCGTCGGCACCGGCATTGGCGTCGGACTGGTCGTCGAAGGACGCTGCGTCCACGGCGCCGCGCACCCGGAAATGGGCCATTACTATCCGCGCCGACCGGCCGGCGACGACCCGTTCGCCGGCGTATGCCCGTTCCACGGCGATTGCCTCGAAGGGCTGGCGAGCGGACCGGCGATCCTTGCGCGCTGGGGCGCGACGCTGTCCGACCTGCCCGGCGATCATCCCGCGCACGAGCGTGTTGCATATTACCTCGCGCAGGCCTGCCATACGTTGTTCGCGGCGACATCGGTGGAAACGGTGGTCGTCGGCGGGGGCGTTTTCGACACACCCGGCCTGCGGGATCGGATCGCGCGCATCTGCACCGAACTCGACGCCGGTTACCTCCCCGGCGGCAAGCGCCACCGCGTGGCCGCGCCGCATCTGGGTCATCGATCTGGCATCACCGGTGCGCTCACCCTCGCGCAACACGATCGCTAG
- a CDS encoding TetR/AcrR family transcriptional regulator, translating into MTTATRKPVRRSRKAEQRAETLEQIYDAAEELFSQHGLHGVTLKDVATKVGVHHTLLNYYFDDKKALFDAVFARRAVVTSERRQRALDEYEAAVGDAVTVEGALHAFLDTDLDTYIEGGEGWQNYAKLGAQVSNTPEWGAELMDEHFDPLILRLIGLLKKALPEAAEEDLFWGYHFTTGALMLTLARTGRIDKLSDGLCRSDDFPAIKARMADFMAAGIREICSRSYTG; encoded by the coding sequence ATGACGACAGCAACCAGGAAGCCGGTGCGCCGTTCTCGCAAGGCGGAGCAACGTGCCGAGACGCTCGAACAAATCTACGATGCGGCTGAAGAACTGTTTTCGCAGCACGGTCTGCACGGCGTTACGCTGAAGGATGTCGCGACCAAGGTCGGCGTCCATCACACGCTTCTCAACTACTATTTCGACGACAAGAAGGCGCTGTTCGACGCGGTATTCGCGCGCCGCGCCGTCGTTACCAGCGAGAGGCGCCAGCGCGCGCTCGACGAGTACGAGGCCGCGGTGGGCGATGCGGTAACGGTGGAAGGCGCGTTGCACGCCTTCCTCGACACCGATCTCGACACCTACATCGAGGGCGGCGAGGGCTGGCAGAATTATGCCAAGCTGGGTGCGCAGGTTTCCAACACCCCGGAATGGGGCGCCGAACTGATGGACGAGCATTTCGATCCGCTCATCCTCCGGTTGATCGGCCTGCTGAAGAAAGCCCTGCCCGAAGCCGCCGAGGAAGACCTGTTCTGGGGCTACCATTTTACCACGGGTGCCCTGATGCTCACGCTGGCGCGGACCGGCAGGATCGACAAGTTGTCGGACGGCCTATGCCGCTCGGACGATTTCCCTGCGATCAAGGCTCGCATGGCCGATTTCATGGCGGCCGGTATCCGTGAGATCTGCAGTCGATCGTACACCGGATAG
- a CDS encoding spinster family MFS transporter has protein sequence MEQANPAAGTAPVLATGGGKRAKPGLVLVVLTFVYILNFLDRQLLGILAKPIQDELQITDGQLGLIGGLYFAMFYCFIAIPVGWLADRTSRVGVLSIACGIWSAATIACGLARTFPQLVFARMAVGFGEAGGVPPSYALITDTFPAGRRGFAFGIFNLGPPIGAALGIALGATIAAVFDWRDAFIAIGAIGVVTAVALPFLIPEPRRGATDDGHTGTPPEAAPFWGTVRAFFANPVLTLAAFGSGATQFVTYGLGNFAVLFLMREKGMTLTEIAGWYALVIIVGMGGGMIASGKLIDRLSLRSRKAFATAPAASLAIAAPFYLGFVWAPSWELALALLTIVMFFNYFYLSCSVTLVQEEVAPNQRVLAGALLLLVMNFIGLGLGPTWVGAASDWFAAHGSSANSLQLALYTLTPFYLVAIALFMWLARVIGKQEAAR, from the coding sequence GTGGAACAAGCGAACCCTGCGGCAGGGACCGCGCCGGTGCTCGCAACGGGCGGCGGTAAGAGGGCAAAGCCGGGTCTCGTGCTCGTCGTCCTCACGTTCGTCTACATCCTCAATTTCCTGGACAGGCAGCTTCTCGGCATCCTGGCGAAGCCGATCCAGGACGAATTGCAGATCACGGACGGGCAACTGGGCCTCATCGGCGGTCTCTATTTCGCGATGTTCTACTGCTTCATCGCAATCCCGGTGGGCTGGCTCGCCGATCGCACAAGCCGGGTCGGCGTATTGTCGATCGCCTGCGGCATCTGGAGCGCGGCGACCATCGCCTGCGGACTCGCCCGCACATTCCCGCAACTCGTCTTCGCCCGCATGGCCGTGGGTTTCGGCGAGGCGGGCGGCGTGCCGCCGTCCTACGCGCTGATCACGGACACCTTTCCGGCCGGACGGCGGGGCTTCGCCTTCGGCATTTTCAACCTCGGACCGCCAATCGGGGCGGCGCTCGGCATTGCGCTCGGCGCGACGATCGCGGCAGTTTTCGATTGGCGCGATGCGTTCATCGCGATCGGCGCGATCGGCGTCGTCACCGCGGTCGCCCTCCCCTTTCTCATCCCCGAACCGCGGCGCGGAGCGACGGACGACGGCCATACCGGAACGCCACCGGAAGCCGCGCCATTCTGGGGGACGGTCCGCGCATTCTTCGCCAACCCGGTCCTGACGCTCGCGGCCTTCGGAAGCGGCGCGACCCAGTTCGTCACGTACGGCCTCGGCAACTTCGCGGTGCTGTTCCTGATGCGGGAAAAGGGCATGACGCTGACCGAAATCGCAGGCTGGTACGCGCTCGTTATCATCGTGGGGATGGGCGGCGGGATGATCGCGTCCGGCAAGCTGATCGACCGGTTGAGTCTGCGATCCCGCAAGGCCTTCGCAACCGCGCCGGCGGCATCGCTCGCGATAGCAGCGCCGTTCTACCTCGGGTTCGTCTGGGCGCCATCCTGGGAACTCGCGCTGGCGCTTCTGACGATCGTGATGTTCTTCAACTACTTCTACCTGTCGTGTTCGGTCACGCTGGTGCAGGAGGAGGTCGCGCCCAACCAGCGCGTCCTCGCCGGCGCGCTGCTGCTGCTGGTCATGAACTTCATCGGCCTCGGCCTCGGCCCGACGTGGGTCGGTGCGGCGAGCGACTGGTTCGCGGCACACGGATCGAGCGCGAACTCGCTGCAACTGGCGCTCTACACCCTGACGCCGTTCTACCTCGTGGCCATCGCGTTGTTCATGTGGCTGGCCCGGGTAATCGGCAAGCAGGAAGCCGCCCGGTAG
- a CDS encoding TonB-dependent receptor — protein sequence MRSRLLTSAALVAVLSAAPAYAQSTTASTSAPNDPRQERAIEDISPAAEEAADNQIVVTATRRQERLQDVPLSVTAFQQEAMSEKGQVGYEDLARETPGVVMNKPTANFNNFTARGIATNGYGANLASNVAIYIDELPISANGNSTILDPTLFDVERVEFLRGPQGTLFGANSLAGAMRIITRAPNPNKFEAAALVDFGLTDGDALRQRYNGMVNIPLIDGKLALRGVGYYRHEEGWVDNVGTGIKNANTLKAYGGRASILAEPVDGLSIRATLLHENSKPEDSGLINPLRGDYVRLSDRPDRFWAKLTSANVTVNADLGFADLTSSSTYATFDQTFILDLAGTFAQAFPFALDAYAYDDIFVQETRLASQSDGPFEWLIGGFFYDKRRDVDYNYRSRSDFLQARGLTGLPGEVYNQFGVHINQRELAGFGELTYRFSDRFWVTGGARYTSNETQGFTEAGGYNSNYLVAGILGLRNIPLTVTPVPAAAGRRLSDGQLSYKGSVSFKPVPSTTVYATISTGFRSPVVNANAGRVSLVNPNDIVIPAGADSDDLTNYEIGAKGSWLGGKLSAAIAAYYIDWKNIQVQVNRTSDQLQFATNIGAAVSKGIEFELALRPVAGLSLLANGSINDSKITELTAQEAAISGAVDGLQLSGPKFQGSATARYDFPIGASSDAFVSGTVQHVGKFPGLFPNLPGNPGVRNPTFDFTETYDVVNLLAGVEIGAAKITAYVENLLDSKKITYVHPEAFLDSRYARLRPRTFGVRVGYDF from the coding sequence ATGAGGAGCCGCCTGCTCACGTCCGCCGCGCTCGTCGCCGTCCTGTCGGCGGCCCCGGCCTACGCCCAATCCACGACCGCCAGCACCAGTGCGCCAAACGATCCGCGTCAGGAACGCGCTATCGAGGATATCTCGCCGGCCGCGGAAGAGGCTGCCGATAACCAGATCGTAGTCACCGCGACTCGGCGGCAGGAACGGCTGCAGGATGTGCCGCTGTCGGTCACCGCGTTCCAGCAGGAAGCGATGAGCGAGAAGGGCCAGGTCGGATACGAGGATCTCGCCCGAGAGACGCCGGGCGTGGTAATGAACAAGCCGACCGCCAACTTCAACAACTTCACCGCACGCGGCATCGCCACCAACGGTTACGGCGCAAACCTTGCCAGCAACGTCGCCATCTATATCGACGAACTGCCGATCTCGGCCAACGGCAACTCGACGATCCTCGACCCCACCCTGTTCGACGTGGAGCGGGTCGAGTTCCTCCGCGGACCGCAGGGCACCCTGTTCGGCGCGAACTCGCTGGCCGGCGCGATGCGGATCATCACCCGTGCGCCCAACCCGAACAAGTTCGAAGCGGCGGCCCTGGTCGACTTCGGCCTGACCGACGGCGATGCCCTGCGCCAGCGCTACAACGGGATGGTCAACATCCCGCTCATAGACGGCAAGCTCGCCTTGCGCGGCGTCGGCTATTACCGGCACGAGGAAGGCTGGGTCGACAACGTCGGCACCGGAATCAAGAACGCCAACACGCTCAAGGCCTATGGCGGCCGGGCCAGCATTCTTGCCGAGCCGGTCGACGGCCTGTCGATCCGCGCGACGCTACTCCACGAAAACAGCAAGCCGGAGGATTCGGGCCTCATCAACCCGCTGCGCGGCGACTACGTCCGTCTGTCGGATCGGCCGGACCGCTTCTGGGCGAAGTTGACCAGCGCCAACGTGACGGTCAACGCCGACCTCGGGTTCGCCGACCTGACCAGTTCGTCGACCTACGCGACGTTCGATCAGACGTTCATTCTCGATCTGGCCGGTACGTTCGCGCAGGCGTTCCCCTTCGCGCTCGATGCCTACGCCTACGACGACATCTTCGTGCAGGAAACGCGCCTTGCCTCTCAGAGCGACGGGCCGTTCGAGTGGTTGATCGGCGGCTTCTTCTACGACAAGCGCCGCGACGTCGACTACAACTACCGCTCGCGCAGCGACTTCCTGCAGGCGCGCGGCCTGACCGGCCTGCCGGGCGAGGTCTACAATCAGTTCGGCGTCCACATCAACCAGCGCGAACTCGCCGGGTTCGGCGAATTGACCTACCGCTTTTCCGACCGGTTCTGGGTGACCGGCGGGGCGCGTTACACGTCGAACGAAACGCAAGGTTTCACCGAGGCGGGCGGCTACAACAGCAACTACCTCGTCGCCGGCATCCTGGGCCTCAGAAACATCCCGCTCACCGTCACGCCCGTCCCCGCGGCGGCAGGTCGCCGGCTGTCGGACGGGCAGCTGTCCTACAAGGGTAGCGTATCGTTCAAGCCGGTGCCGAGCACGACAGTCTATGCGACGATCTCGACTGGCTTCCGCAGTCCGGTGGTGAACGCCAATGCCGGACGCGTCAGCCTCGTCAATCCGAACGACATCGTCATTCCGGCTGGCGCGGATTCGGACGATCTCACGAACTACGAGATCGGCGCGAAGGGTAGCTGGCTGGGCGGCAAGCTCTCGGCAGCGATCGCGGCGTATTACATCGACTGGAAGAACATCCAGGTGCAGGTCAACCGCACGTCCGACCAGCTCCAGTTCGCCACCAACATCGGTGCCGCGGTCAGCAAGGGCATCGAGTTCGAACTCGCCCTGCGCCCGGTCGCCGGCCTCAGCCTGCTCGCCAACGGGTCGATCAACGATTCCAAGATCACCGAGCTGACCGCGCAGGAAGCGGCCATTTCGGGCGCGGTCGACGGCCTGCAGCTTTCGGGGCCGAAGTTCCAGGGTTCGGCGACGGCGCGCTACGACTTCCCGATCGGCGCATCGAGCGACGCGTTCGTGTCGGGCACGGTCCAGCACGTGGGCAAGTTCCCCGGCCTGTTCCCCAACCTTCCGGGCAACCCGGGCGTTCGCAACCCGACGTTCGACTTCACCGAAACGTATGACGTGGTGAACCTGCTGGCAGGGGTGGAGATCGGCGCTGCGAAGATCACCGCCTATGTCGAGAATCTGCTCGACAGCAAGAAGATCACCTACGTCCATCCCGAGGCGTTCCTCGACAGCCGGTATGCCCGGCTGCGTCCGCGGACCTTCGGCGTGCGCGTCGGCTACGACTTCTGA
- a CDS encoding carboxylesterase/lipase family protein, whose product MKGLGFAAMAAGALAAGGCASMPSPPLAAEPLATAPAGSFQGTADGDVRVWRGIRYAEAPVGPLRWKPPVARADADSEVAATEFGASCVQPPARADLATIYLDDPGPLSEDCLSLNVWSQKGARKAPVIVWIHGGALVSGSSRLGMYDGAHLARKGAVVVSINYRLGVLGFLAHPALSAESPEGISGNYGLLDQMAALRWVRRNIAAFGGDPENVTIAGESAGALSAMYLMASPRAHGLFDKAIAQSAYMVSVPGLKAPLNGHPAAEAVGAAVQKAAAAPDLAALRAVPADELVAKAPTAGFYAQATIDGKVLPRQITDVFDRGEQAKVPLIVGFNQGETRSLRGLVPPVPASARDYEAAIRKSYGKDADRFLRAYPSTDVEESMLLAVRDALYGWTSQRMAAAQARAGAASYLYLFDHGYPAADEAGLHAFHASELPYMFGTMRQTAPAWPTIPDTASERALSDAMMDYWTSFARTGHPVAAGQPNWPVFGAGLRYMHFAESPIVAADPLGDSYALYEETVCRRRADGTVSWNWNVGVAAPPASPETDLCR is encoded by the coding sequence ATGAAGGGACTGGGCTTCGCCGCGATGGCCGCCGGGGCGCTGGCGGCGGGGGGATGCGCGAGCATGCCTTCCCCGCCCCTCGCCGCCGAGCCGCTGGCAACCGCGCCGGCCGGCTCGTTCCAAGGCACGGCCGATGGCGATGTGCGCGTGTGGCGCGGCATCCGGTATGCCGAAGCACCGGTGGGACCGCTGCGGTGGAAGCCGCCGGTGGCTCGGGCGGATGCGGACAGCGAAGTCGCCGCGACCGAGTTCGGTGCATCGTGCGTGCAGCCGCCTGCACGGGCGGACCTCGCTACCATCTATCTCGACGACCCCGGGCCGCTGAGCGAGGACTGCCTGTCGCTCAACGTCTGGTCGCAGAAGGGTGCGCGCAAGGCGCCGGTCATCGTCTGGATACACGGCGGCGCGCTCGTCAGCGGATCGAGCCGGCTCGGCATGTACGACGGCGCGCATCTCGCCCGCAAAGGCGCGGTGGTCGTCTCGATCAACTACCGCCTGGGCGTTCTTGGTTTTCTCGCACACCCCGCCCTCAGCGCGGAATCGCCCGAGGGAATCTCGGGCAATTACGGACTGCTCGACCAGATGGCCGCGCTGCGCTGGGTCCGGCGCAACATCGCGGCGTTCGGCGGCGATCCCGAGAACGTGACGATTGCCGGTGAATCGGCTGGCGCGTTGAGCGCGATGTACCTGATGGCATCGCCCCGGGCACACGGACTGTTCGACAAGGCGATCGCGCAGAGCGCCTACATGGTTTCGGTGCCCGGCCTGAAGGCGCCGCTCAACGGACATCCCGCAGCCGAGGCTGTCGGCGCAGCGGTGCAAAAGGCCGCGGCGGCGCCCGATCTCGCCGCGCTGCGGGCCGTCCCCGCCGACGAACTGGTGGCGAAGGCCCCGACCGCCGGTTTCTATGCGCAAGCGACGATCGATGGCAAAGTCCTGCCGCGCCAGATAACCGACGTGTTCGACCGCGGCGAACAGGCGAAAGTCCCCCTGATCGTCGGGTTCAATCAAGGCGAAACGCGTTCGTTGCGCGGGCTCGTACCTCCGGTGCCGGCCAGCGCGCGCGACTACGAGGCTGCCATTCGCAAGTCGTACGGCAAGGATGCGGACCGTTTCCTGCGCGCCTATCCGTCGACCGATGTCGAGGAGAGCATGTTGCTGGCGGTGCGCGACGCACTCTACGGCTGGACTTCCCAGAGGATGGCAGCCGCGCAGGCCCGCGCAGGGGCGGCATCGTACCTCTATCTGTTCGATCATGGCTACCCGGCGGCCGACGAGGCGGGCCTCCACGCCTTCCACGCATCGGAACTGCCCTACATGTTCGGCACGATGCGCCAAACCGCACCGGCATGGCCGACGATCCCCGATACCGCCTCAGAACGTGCGTTGTCCGATGCGATGATGGACTATTGGACCAGCTTCGCACGCACCGGGCACCCCGTGGCAGCGGGCCAGCCGAATTGGCCGGTCTTCGGTGCCGGGCTGCGTTACATGCACTTCGCCGAAAGCCCGATCGTCGCGGCCGACCCCCTGGGCGACAGTTACGCCTTGTACGAGGAAACCGTCTGCCGCCGCCGCGCCGATGGCACGGTGTCGTGGAACTGGAACGTCGGCGTCGCGGCCCCGCCCGCGAGCCCTGAAACGGACCTGTGCCGATGA